GCCCCGCCCTCTCCCTCTGGGAGAGGGGTCAAGAGAGTCTATCCCCGACGGATGGAAACTGAAGCCCAGCGATTTCAACGCCCTGAACTTTCTCGATCCGATCTTGTCCTCACCCTCCCAAACCGCCCGTATCCTGTACCCACCTCGACGCAGGGAAAGGGCGCATGGCCAGCGACCGATGCGGCGGCGGGGGCGATCGAGCGGGAAGCTCTGTCGGCGGCGGCGTTCGCGTCTGTAGGAACGACGTCAAACCTTGCGTCTCTGGTGCCGGTCGGGCCTGGAATACAAGTACGACGTGACGTGAGGGTCGACTTGGCGGCAGGCGGGCGGATGACGCTCGCGGTCCGGGATCAGGCGCGTTGGCCTGACCCGCCCGTCGCAGGCTCCAAGGCGCGGCTCCAACAGGGCCTAGCGTCGCGGGCTTGCGCATAACGATGGCGTGGAGCGATCGGGCTTCGTCGAAACGGTATTCATTTTTCAAACTCCGGACGTCGTCCGGCGCTCCGCGACCCTTTCCATCCCATCGCAGCCCTCGGCGCGTGAGCGCGAAGCCGCGTCCGCTGACGGGGACACACGCATGCGTGTGTCCCCGACCCGCGCCGAAGCTGTGCGTCCACAGCCTCCCCCACGGGGAAGGCTTGTCCGCCCTTCGGAGATTGCCCCATCGACAGCCGGCGCGACCTGGGCAAGATGGGCGCAACGTCCGAACGAGTCCGAGCAAAGGAGCGCGATGGCCGCGCGATCGTCGACCGACGCCGGGGAGCCGCCCGCCGCCGCGTCCCTGGGGGCGGCCTCGTCCCCCACCTCGCCCAGTCTGGTCATCGCGCTGAAGCACGCGCCGATGGGCATCGCCATCTTCGACGACCAGATGCGCTACCTGGCCGCCTCGCGGCAGTACCTGACCGACCAGGACATGCCGGCCGACACGCCCCTGCTGGGCCGCCGCCACTACGACGTCTTCCCCACCGTCCCCCAGGTCTGGCGCGACAAGCACGCCCAGGTGCTGGCGGAGGGGGTCGAGCTGCGCGAGGACGAGGGCGACCGCTATGTCGACCGCAACGGCAAGGTCCACTGGGTGCGCTGGTCGATGGCGCCCTGGCGGACCGAGGACGGGCGGATCGGCGGGCTGGTGCTCTATACCGAGATGGTCACCGCCGCGATCGAGGCCAAGCACCGGCTGCAGGCGGCCCAGGCCCGCTATTGCGCCGTGTTCGACCAGGCGGCGATGGGCGTGGCCCGGGTGGACGGCCAGGGCCGGTTCCTGGAGGTCAACGACCGCTTCTGCGCCATCACCCGCCGCGATCGCGAGACCCTGCTGGCCTCGACCTTCATGGACATCGTCCGCAGCGAGGACGACCTGGCCACCGTGGTCACCCAGGGCCAGGCCCTGCTGTCGGGCGAGCTGGACACCTACGCGGTCGAGCGGCGGGTGGACGGCCGCGACGGCGAGGTCTGGGTGCATGTCACCGCCTCGCGGGTGGATCCCGGCGGCGAGGGGCGGCCCTATCTGGTGGTGATCATCTCCGACATCACCGCCCGCAAGCAGGTCGAGGCCGAGCAGCGCCATTACCAGGACCAGCTGCGCCTGCTGATCAACGAGCTGAACCACCGCGTGAAGAACACCCTGGCCACGGTGCAGTCGATGGCCAGCCAGACCCTGAAGACCGAG
The window above is part of the Caulobacter soli genome. Proteins encoded here:
- a CDS encoding sensor histidine kinase, producing MAARSSTDAGEPPAAASLGAASSPTSPSLVIALKHAPMGIAIFDDQMRYLAASRQYLTDQDMPADTPLLGRRHYDVFPTVPQVWRDKHAQVLAEGVELREDEGDRYVDRNGKVHWVRWSMAPWRTEDGRIGGLVLYTEMVTAAIEAKHRLQAAQARYCAVFDQAAMGVARVDGQGRFLEVNDRFCAITRRDRETLLASTFMDIVRSEDDLATVVTQGQALLSGELDTYAVERRVDGRDGEVWVHVTASRVDPGGEGRPYLVVIISDITARKQVEAEQRHYQDQLRLLINELNHRVKNTLATVQSMASQTLKTEPDPLVAFEKFESRLMGLSQVHDVLTRESWHGAGLCDVAERALAPFTPPEGEGRLTIDGPPVWLAPGGALTMALIFHELATNALKYGALSNGTGRVVLSWTYDAASRDLALTWTETGGPPVIPPARRGFGSRLIERSLRGELKGAATMDYRPEGLVCTMRATLSDPVT